In Candidatus Eremiobacteraceae bacterium, a genomic segment contains:
- the trxA gene encoding thioredoxin, with amino-acid sequence MVNSHDAKRPSRRSTQVSDAMNVGEADFAAQVLQSQTPVLVDFWAPWCGPCRMVAPIVDKIAKDMKGRLKVVKLNTDESPSIAGKYEVSSIPSLIIFKGGEPVDRIVGYVPERQVVSTVEKYLSPVA; translated from the coding sequence ATAGTCAATTCGCATGATGCGAAACGCCCATCCCGAAGGAGTACGCAAGTGAGCGATGCCATGAATGTCGGAGAAGCCGACTTCGCCGCCCAAGTCTTACAGTCTCAAACGCCGGTCCTCGTAGATTTCTGGGCGCCGTGGTGCGGACCGTGCCGCATGGTCGCTCCTATCGTCGACAAAATCGCCAAAGACATGAAGGGCCGGCTGAAAGTCGTCAAGCTCAACACCGACGAATCCCCGAGCATCGCAGGCAAGTACGAAGTATCGAGCATCCCAAGCCTCATCATATTCAAGGGCGGCGAACCGGTCGATCGCATCGTCGGTTACGTTCCGGAGCGCCAAGTCGTCTCCACCGTCGAGAAATACCTCAGCCCAGTCGCCTGA
- the selA gene encoding L-seryl-tRNA(Sec) selenium transferase: protein MPDRTLKDAIPAVHRFTTDPDISAFQSLLGRAGVRACIQQILDGARSDIRAGGPAPDDAALRARMLALLAAQRATGLVSVINGTGVILHTNLGRAPLARAALDAIAKLGAGYTNLEFDLASGERGDRYERVAHLLHDLTGAQASLVVNNCAAAVLLVLDTFARGREVVVSRGQLIEIGGGFRLPDVLRKSGALLVEVGTTNKTYAADFRNAWGANTAMFMRAHPSNYRVEGFTSDVDSKTLAALAKELDVLAFEDLGSGALVDLCEFGAPGEPTVGGELAAGMDLVAISGDKLLGGPQCGIICGRADLIAQMRRNPLLRALRTDKATIAALSATLSLYAAPDGLREIPLYAMLSRTADELFARAAVLCESLAAACATRSARFTAVRTTATAGGGALPLVDLPSAGIAVEPLDRTPDRLASDLRGSEPPVLGRIERDRFVIDLRTVRDDEDAHLTRAFADALRARR from the coding sequence ATGCCGGACCGCACGCTCAAGGACGCGATTCCGGCAGTCCATCGGTTCACGACCGATCCCGATATCAGCGCGTTCCAGAGCCTGCTCGGCCGCGCGGGCGTGCGCGCTTGCATCCAGCAAATTCTCGACGGCGCGCGGTCGGACATCCGCGCCGGCGGTCCCGCGCCCGACGACGCCGCGCTGAGAGCGCGTATGCTTGCGCTCTTGGCCGCGCAGCGCGCCACCGGCCTCGTCTCCGTCATCAACGGCACAGGCGTCATCCTGCACACGAATCTCGGCCGCGCTCCGCTCGCCCGCGCTGCGCTCGACGCGATCGCCAAACTCGGCGCCGGCTACACGAATCTCGAATTCGACCTGGCGAGCGGCGAACGCGGCGACCGCTACGAACGCGTCGCGCACCTGCTGCACGATCTCACCGGCGCACAAGCATCGCTCGTCGTCAACAATTGTGCGGCGGCGGTGCTGCTGGTGCTGGATACGTTCGCGCGCGGCCGCGAAGTCGTGGTAAGCCGCGGCCAGCTCATCGAGATCGGCGGCGGATTCCGTCTGCCCGATGTTCTGCGCAAGAGCGGCGCGCTGCTCGTCGAGGTCGGCACGACCAACAAGACATATGCTGCCGACTTCCGCAACGCATGGGGCGCAAATACGGCCATGTTCATGCGCGCGCATCCGAGCAACTACCGGGTGGAAGGTTTTACGTCGGACGTCGACTCCAAAACACTTGCCGCGCTCGCAAAAGAGCTCGACGTCTTGGCATTCGAGGATCTCGGTTCCGGCGCGCTTGTGGATCTGTGCGAATTCGGCGCGCCCGGCGAACCGACGGTCGGCGGGGAGTTGGCGGCGGGGATGGATCTGGTCGCCATATCGGGCGATAAGCTGCTGGGGGGGCCGCAATGCGGCATCATCTGCGGGCGCGCGGATCTCATCGCGCAGATGCGTCGCAATCCGCTGCTGCGCGCGCTTCGCACCGACAAGGCCACGATCGCCGCGCTCTCCGCGACGCTCTCCCTCTATGCCGCGCCAGACGGATTGCGCGAGATCCCGCTGTATGCCATGCTCTCGCGCACCGCGGACGAATTGTTCGCGCGCGCGGCAGTGCTCTGCGAATCGCTTGCCGCGGCGTGCGCAACGCGCAGCGCCCGTTTCACCGCGGTCCGCACGACCGCGACCGCCGGCGGGGGCGCGCTTCCGCTCGTGGATCTGCCGTCGGCGGGGATCGCGGTCGAACCGCTCGACCGCACGCCGGACCGATTGGCGTCCGATTTGCGCGGATCCGAGCCGCCGGTGCTCGGACGCATCGAGCGCGACCGGTTCGTGATCGATCTGCGCACGGTGCGCGACGACGAGGACGCCCACCTCACTCGCGCATTCGCCGACGCGCTGCGCGCGCGGCGCTGA
- the selB gene encoding selenocysteine-specific translation elongation factor, translated as MHTIGTAGHVDHGKSALVIALTGHDPDRLIEEQRRGMTLDLGFAPLRFDDGVGAGIIDVPGHERFLHNMLAGAAGMELLLLVIAATEGPRAQTLEHLQVLGFLNVRKTLIVLTKSDLVDATAREEVLARTRAACAGSVADGAPAYFVSNVTGEGIAELRAAIHAALAALPPRAPDAPAYLPIDRVFSLAGHGTIVTGTLMQGTISTGDALKLQPSGIDARVRGLHVFGKAVPKVQGGSRVAVNIAGVDAADLARGETLTASREFTPTRDIELTFTPLASALPLLRRRTPVRAHIGSAEIPGWLVFDGRPPSDIQGVRARLILHTPVAVCRGSRLVLRRLSPKDLLGGAVAEPALSANGARLESQAAPAPLAAEILNLLEGADLTPHAASAIAASLNVRASDADDALRALVERGQVVVLKQPSEYLSASTAAAALARVNAFLRTRHAHVPWSAGATSAEIADDLGSAERLVARLLALWLAAGSLARSGKYWHALDHQPSLTHDQRSAIDGMLRSADPNPLVPIAFDAFRAATAKSKVPGLADAVDGLFARDDLVRIGDDVYRRSQLEEAQAILVRLLRSTTGGATLSLVRDAFGTSRRYALPLLEYFDGLGITMRDGDLRRLRGPQPTAQT; from the coding sequence ATGCACACGATAGGCACCGCGGGCCACGTCGATCACGGCAAGAGCGCCCTCGTCATCGCTCTCACCGGTCACGATCCCGATCGTCTGATCGAAGAGCAACGCCGCGGCATGACGCTCGATCTCGGCTTTGCGCCGCTCCGCTTTGACGATGGCGTCGGCGCCGGAATCATCGACGTTCCCGGTCACGAGCGTTTCCTGCATAACATGCTCGCCGGAGCCGCAGGCATGGAGCTGCTGCTCTTGGTGATCGCCGCGACCGAGGGACCGCGCGCGCAAACCCTCGAGCACCTGCAAGTGCTCGGATTCCTCAACGTACGCAAGACGCTGATCGTGCTCACGAAGTCCGATCTCGTCGATGCGACGGCGCGCGAAGAGGTCCTCGCGCGGACGCGCGCGGCGTGTGCTGGCAGCGTCGCTGACGGAGCGCCGGCATATTTCGTCTCGAACGTGACGGGCGAAGGGATTGCGGAACTTCGCGCGGCGATCCACGCGGCGCTCGCCGCGTTGCCGCCGCGCGCGCCGGATGCTCCCGCGTATCTGCCTATAGACCGAGTCTTCTCGCTCGCCGGTCACGGCACGATCGTCACCGGCACGCTCATGCAGGGGACCATCTCCACCGGCGACGCGCTCAAGCTGCAGCCGTCCGGCATCGATGCGCGCGTGCGCGGACTGCACGTCTTCGGCAAGGCCGTGCCGAAAGTCCAGGGTGGATCGCGCGTCGCTGTCAACATCGCCGGCGTCGATGCAGCCGACCTGGCTCGTGGTGAGACGCTCACCGCGAGCCGCGAATTCACGCCGACGCGCGATATCGAATTGACGTTCACTCCGCTCGCATCCGCGCTGCCGCTTTTGCGAAGACGAACCCCAGTGCGCGCGCACATCGGCTCTGCCGAGATACCAGGATGGCTCGTGTTTGACGGCCGGCCACCCTCGGATATCCAGGGGGTTCGAGCTCGGTTGATCCTGCACACGCCGGTCGCGGTCTGCCGCGGAAGCCGGCTCGTGCTGCGCCGACTATCGCCGAAGGATCTGCTCGGCGGCGCGGTCGCCGAACCCGCGCTTTCGGCGAACGGCGCCCGGTTGGAATCTCAGGCCGCGCCGGCGCCGCTCGCCGCCGAGATTCTGAACCTGCTCGAAGGCGCAGATCTCACGCCGCACGCTGCGAGTGCGATCGCCGCGTCGCTCAACGTGCGTGCAAGCGACGCGGATGACGCTCTTCGCGCGCTCGTCGAGCGCGGGCAAGTGGTCGTACTAAAGCAGCCGTCGGAATATCTGTCGGCGAGCACTGCCGCGGCCGCTCTGGCGCGCGTGAACGCGTTCTTGCGGACCCGGCATGCGCACGTTCCATGGTCCGCGGGCGCGACGAGCGCCGAGATCGCAGACGATCTCGGATCGGCAGAACGACTGGTCGCGCGACTGCTCGCTCTCTGGCTCGCTGCGGGATCGCTTGCGCGCTCCGGAAAGTATTGGCATGCGCTCGATCATCAGCCATCGTTGACGCATGACCAGCGCAGCGCGATCGATGGGATGCTCCGTTCCGCGGATCCGAATCCACTCGTTCCAATCGCGTTCGACGCGTTTCGCGCCGCGACGGCGAAGTCGAAGGTCCCGGGACTGGCCGATGCGGTCGACGGTTTGTTCGCTCGCGACGACCTCGTCCGCATCGGCGACGACGTCTACCGCCGGTCGCAGCTAGAGGAAGCGCAGGCGATTCTCGTGCGGCTGCTGCGCTCGACAACCGGCGGGGCCACGCTTTCGCTCGTCCGTGATGCCTTCGGTACCTCACGGCGCTACGCGCTGCCGCTTCTGGAATATTTCGACGGACTCGGTATCACCATGCGCGACGGTGACCTGCGCCGTCTGCGCGGCCCCCAACCCACAGCCCAGACCTAA
- a CDS encoding sulfate ABC transporter substrate-binding protein, with protein sequence MKNVVRILAPTLAAVALLVSAAQTKAVADGSVQLTLVAYSTPREAYQDLIKAFQATPAGRDVTFVQSYGASGEQSRAVAAGLPADVVAFSLEPDISKLVAANLVAPDWNANRTHGMVTDSVVVFVVRKGNPKNIRTWADLIKPGVDVITPNPFTSGGARWNIMAAYGAMLKRGASPNYAISYLSKLFDHISVQDKSGRESLQTFVSGKGDAMLAYENEAVLAQRNGADVDYIVPDQTILIENPVAVVKTSQHPDQARAFVSFLLSPQAQAIFAAHGYRPVERSAQATAHFPQPRTLFDIGFLGGWDAVQRRFFDPQNGLVAQIESSLGISGGH encoded by the coding sequence ATGAAAAACGTAGTGCGCATTTTGGCCCCGACGCTCGCGGCCGTGGCCCTCTTGGTATCCGCCGCTCAGACCAAAGCCGTCGCAGACGGCTCGGTGCAGCTCACGCTCGTCGCGTATTCCACGCCGCGCGAAGCATATCAAGACTTGATCAAAGCGTTTCAGGCGACGCCGGCCGGCCGCGATGTCACATTTGTGCAGTCGTACGGCGCGTCCGGCGAGCAGAGCCGTGCCGTCGCCGCCGGCCTTCCGGCGGATGTTGTCGCCTTCTCGCTCGAACCCGATATCAGCAAACTCGTGGCCGCCAACCTTGTCGCGCCGGACTGGAATGCGAACCGCACGCACGGCATGGTCACCGACTCCGTCGTCGTGTTCGTCGTCCGCAAAGGCAACCCGAAGAACATCCGCACATGGGCCGATCTCATCAAACCCGGCGTCGATGTGATCACGCCGAATCCGTTTACCTCCGGCGGCGCGCGCTGGAACATCATGGCGGCGTACGGCGCGATGCTCAAGCGCGGCGCGTCCCCGAACTACGCGATCTCCTACCTGAGCAAACTTTTCGACCACATCTCCGTGCAAGACAAGAGCGGGCGCGAGTCTCTGCAGACATTCGTCTCGGGCAAGGGCGACGCGATGCTCGCGTATGAAAACGAAGCGGTCCTCGCGCAGCGCAACGGCGCCGACGTGGACTACATCGTGCCCGATCAGACGATCTTGATCGAAAATCCGGTGGCGGTCGTCAAGACTTCGCAGCATCCGGACCAGGCTCGCGCGTTCGTTTCGTTCCTGCTCTCGCCGCAAGCACAGGCGATCTTCGCCGCGCACGGCTACCGCCCGGTCGAGCGGTCTGCGCAAGCGACCGCGCATTTCCCGCAGCCGCGCACACTGTTCGATATCGGGTTCTTAGGCGGTTGGGATGCAGTGCAGAGGCGCTTCTTCGACCCGCAGAACGGCCTCGTCGCGCAGATCGAGAGTTCGCTGGGTATCTCTGGTGGCCATTAG